DNA sequence from the Macrobrachium nipponense isolate FS-2020 chromosome 26, ASM1510439v2, whole genome shotgun sequence genome:
GGAGAGGAGGCTGGCGCTGATGCCTCCTCTCCTTGCTCGTTTCCCGGACAAGCTGACGCAATGTGCCCCATTCCACCACACCGATAGCACTTTACCCTTCTCCGAAATCGACCATTTACTCGGTTGCAAGCAAGACAGTCCCTGGCAAAGTGATTTGGTCCAAGGCATACATGACATTTCTGAACTGTTGTTTCTACCGGCACAGAACCCAAGCTTCCTGTGGTGCCAAAACATGTTTCCACTGAAACAGAAGGAAGGTCATCTTTCAGAACCGCCCGTGCCCGAGCCAAAATCTGTTCCAGATCGAGGGCCTCCATGCGAGACCCGGCTCTCAACAGCTGACGAACTCTCTCTGGTAGTCCAGCTACAAAAGCACATGCAAGAGCTTTTTCAGAAATTCCTCCAAACAGGGATCCGAGTCGACGTAGCTCAGCTAAGTAGACATCCTGGTGCACCTCTCCACTGTGGAACTTCCTACTGACAAACTGTTCATAGGCTACATAGGGATCAACAGCAAACGCAGCTAACAATGCTTCTTTCACCTTGTCAACCTTCTTCCTATCTGCTGTGggtaactgtaagtacactgcaaAGGCACCACCTGTAAGCCGCAGAGGAATCACACTGGCCACATCATCAACTTTCCGAAGCTTGCAAACCAGCTCCAACTTCTCCAGCCACTCCATAACAGACTGTGTGTTTCTGCCATCATACTCAGGGATCAGTTTCAAGTCGAAGTTACTCTCCATACTGCCTAGATAGCttgtggcagtaaagaaacacagacttgtttttttcttctttacttaaaaaatgatatatatatatataatggatacagacacacaacgatcctttggtggagaggtaataatctcctacagggcttgacttcaactaaccacacatactccccactctccaagagaacatcttaaataatcattgacaatcaacaacaagtaatatacaaactcaaTTAGTCATAAATGGTCATTTacacctcttccttaataacccacaacaacagaaatacctttatacataaactgtccaattaaacccaaacagtaattaacagtttcaaacaataattatacagTTTCCTCATTGTTCTGAAGAAAAACTTTCAACAGGAATCATGGCATTCTCTCCTCTCTGAAGATGACAAATATTCAACAGGAATATCCATCCATACCTTCTCTAGGTGTGCTAGATTATTTTTTGCGCAAACCACCAGGACACTGGAATATTTCCTGACATATAATACTTTTGGAAATCTGTGGGATTTCAACTAGGATGTTACAGACCCAGGTTTAACATAATTCAACCTTGTAGCTCATAAAGGTGATTGTGGCAAAAATTATACTGAAGGGTGTTTATTCCTGACATATTTAGGTATAGTAGTTGGTTTGTTAGGGTATAAGCCAGATCTGACTGAAAAAGTGAGAAAGTTCTCTGAAGTGTGAAGGTCTCCTTTTAGAGACCTGGACTGGATCTAATAATGAACTTTTCTGTGTACCTGCGGACAAGACATGCACTTTAAGATGGAACTTTCAAACTTTGCGAGAAACCTGCTTCCAGGAGACAATGGGAGGGTTTATGAGAAACTTTCAGTTtccatttatcataaatgaagaggcaaaaatcatccCAGAACTAACCAGTTCTCAATGAAAAGACCAAGCCTTGGTAAAAACAACTGGGCATTCCTTTCCTTTAGAGTTTAGACTGTAAAGTAGGATTATAGCCCGGCGCCCTGATGGATTTCTTGTCCTGATTATTTTTAACCTTGGTTTTAAAGGTCCCTTTTCTGTGTTTCGATCGTAGCAGCTCCCTCTTGCCTAAgatgttattcattcattcaggGACCATTGGGAACCACGAGTAGCAGATCTTTCTACTTATTCTATAATTGGAGGGTCTAGAAATTCTTGAATGCATGAATAGGCTATGTAATAGAAATGAGTGTGTAATGATAAGTTCTGattgaattaaaaatatttcttaggACACGAAAAAGCCCTGTTTCTGAAAGTAAGGGTGAGAGAGTGTATCTGATAAGGGAAGTTATCTGTATGTGAGTTTTTATGTGATAGATTAAtacatgaaataagaaaaaagaaatgttccTAAACAAGTTTCCATTCTGTTTGCAGGAAAGAAGTTTTCAGCATAACAGCAGAGACCATAGGCACAACATTCTTGGGCGGTGCCTGTTTTCCTGGAAAGGCTTGCTCCTTGGTGGAAGCACATTCCTTCCAGGCAGTTCATATAGCTGCCCATGAAATTGCTCATTCCTTGGGTGTTCCTCATGATGGGAGAGAGGGAGCCGTGAGTTGTCCTTCATCTGGTTATATTATGGGAGAGGCTATCACTGAAGAGAGTCTGACATGGTCTAACTGCTCAAGGAGAGCATTCAGACAAATTTTATTGTGAGTATTGTGTCTATACTCTGCAGTTTGTTGTCTGGAAAAGTGCCATAAACATTTGGAAGaacaactgaaaaaaatattttgaacaaaTAGGAGGAAATTTGGAGTTAGGGGATGAATCCATTACTTACTTTACAGAGAGCACCAGTGTTTGGAGACTAATGACCAGGGAATCGGTACCATTTCTGTAAATCGTATGGCTGATGGAATGCAGACTGAGCCTGCTAGGTTTCCTGAGCTGGACCATAACCTTGGGGGACTCCCAGGTCAACGATATCCAGCTGATGCACAGTGCCAGCTAGCATTTGGCCAAGATTACAAAGCCATTCCATCAAAAACAGTAAGTTTGATTTACTACACActatgccttatttttttttataaacttttgaaAAACTCAGCATTGTAACTAAAGATAGAAATAAACGGTACAAGAGTTATGATTTTTAGTAGGTAAATGTTCCATGTAGAGTGTGTATTAGTAAATAATTACTTAAACATTTATAAGTACTCTGAAAAgaacatgtatgtgtgtaattttttaaatGTCCACCTTTGGGACTATATAATATGAGTCATtggctattcatttcttttacagaatgtGTGCCATTATCTGACATGTTCAAATGGTGTGATCACCCAAGGGGCACACCCTGCTCTTCCAGGAACTTCATGTGGGGAGAATCTAGTTTGCAGCGGTGGTAGTTGTTCTGGTATGTTAACTCCTACTGCACCCCCAGCTCCTGAAGTACCGCCAACTATTTCCCCATGGCCACCTACTGGGTTACCATCTCCTCCTACAAACATACCTTCTCCCCCTCCTAATGTACCATCACCTCCTGGTTCTGTCCCATGGCCACCTACAAATGTACCATCGCCTCCTGGTTCTGTACCATGGCCACCTACAAATGTACCATCGCCTCCTGGTTCTGTACCATGGCCACCTACAAATGTACCATCGCCTCCTGGTTCTGTTCCATGGCCACCTACAAATGTACCATCACCTCCTGGATCTATACCATGGCCACCTACAAATGTACCATCACCTCCTGGCTCTGTGCCCTGGCCACCTACAAATGTGCCATCACCTCCTGGTTCTATACCATGGCCACCTACAAATGTGCCATCACCTCCTGGTTCTGTACCATGGCCACCTACAAATGTGCCATCACCTCCTGGTTCTACACCATGGCCACCTACAAATGTGCCATCACCTCCTGGTTCTGTACCATGGCCACCTACAAATGTGCCATCACCTCCTGGTTCTACACCATGGCCACCTACAAATGTGCCATCACCTCCTGGTTCTATACCATGGCCACCTACACATGTGCCATCACCTCCTGGTTCTATACCATGGCCACCTACAAATGTACCATCGCCTCCTGGTTCTGTACCATCACCTCCTGGTTCTATACCATGGCCACCTACAAATGTACCATCGCCTCCTGGTTCTGTACCATCACCTCCTGGTTCTATACCATGGCCACCTACAAATGTACCATCGCCTCCTGGTTCTGTACCATCACCTCCTGGTTCTGTACCATGGCCACCTACACATGTGCCATCACCTCCTGGTTCTATACCATGGCCACCTACAAATGTACCATCACCTCCTGGTTCTGTACCATGGCCACCTACACATGTGCCATCACCTCCTGGTTCTATACCATGGCCACCTACAAATGTGCCATCACCTCCTGGTACTGTACCGTCACCTCCTGGTTCTATACCATGGCCACCTGCAAATATACCAATACCACCTGGTACTATACCATCGCCGCCAACTAATATACCATGGCCACCTGCAAATGTACCATCACCTCCTGAAACTCGGCCACCACCACCCACAAATCTTCCATGGCCTCCAACAAACTTACCATCCCCTCCCGGTGGTTCACCATCTCCACCATCAATTATACCCTGGCCATTTCCACCTATAAATTTACCCTCCCCACCTGGAAGTAACATACCATCACTTTTCCCTCCAAATATATTTCCAGGTCTATTCAACTCCATCTCTTGGCCATCCTATTCCACCTTACCTCAGTGGTCCCAAAAGTAATGCCGTATGGCCATCCACTCAGTCAAGTACTGGTGCCAATAGTAGTCCTCATCCAGGAACTAATGTGCCAGTTGCAACACCCGAAGCAAATCTGGCTGCTTTCAGTGATCTCTTCTCAGGTTCTTTCCTCTTGAACTTAGTAAGTAAttgatgattattatcattattattatgttgaataaaatggcagaattaaggaaattgatcttatataattatcttttatatttttcagattACTCTCTTATCAGCTCAGCAATACTTcttaataactggccaatattcatattcaaAGAAATCTAAATAATGCCGGATGggatgttttttatttaaaacaggaTTTTTCTGTCATAAACTGGTATACTGGTATATACTGGTATCAACAGTATATTGGAATACAGGGGTGTCAGATCTCAGGTCAAGGTCAAGCAGGGGTTGTTGTCAGTGGTAGTATTCCATaagcgaggtcaatgtcaggccggggtcgtctctggtgttCAGCTGGTGTTATTGCTAGTGTAGCTGACTTATcatgacgtttcgaccttcttgtAGGTCATCTTCTTGACTGGTCAGCATTAGAAGTGAAGAGGTGGTTTCTGCATGCCAGTGTATTTATAGCTGAATTATGATAGGTCGAGTCGGTCTTGAGCAAAGTCATGGGTCCCATGCTGATAATCACAGGGATTCAGTCATGCAAGTGCTCGATTAGTGTGCCCGGGAATGAAAGTCTGGAAACCTGCCTGTGGAaggagtcctatcatcctgcGGGCACTCCTGAATATCTGGCACTGTTGGGGGGTTGTTCGCTACTGATCTCTGGGTGGCAGTAGGGAGGAGTAATGTTTCTTGAGTAATATTCATGTTAGGtctctcctttcctatatggagggcttccatgAGGCACAAACGTTAGGGATCAGAAGTTTAGTCGATAATCGATATTAGGTATAATTTCGCTCCTTTTTGTTCTTGTGTTATGAGCAGTCCTAGCGTGATTATAAATAGCTCTTTCTTTGGCATGGCAGGAGATTCACTTGGAGAATAGAATATTGGTCATGCCGATGTGTTGCTGAGGTATCCTCAGACGGAGCACATGCATTGGTAAACTACATTGTCTTCAAAGAATACTGTAGAGGGGCTGCTGGGCTGTTCCTCATCACCAAGAAACCAATCTTCTTTGCTTTATAATAGATgacgaaattaattttcttgtcttGATTGTGGGAGTGACATTTCCCTCGATGATGCTCTTGAaggttccttcctcctccttataccTCTGGTGGAAGTGCTCTTCATAGAGAAGCTTGGTGGGCTCTGGGACGTCAGGGCGGGGTTCCTGGAGGTACCAATCTTTGATGTTCTTTACTATCACAGCATCGACAGTACAATTAGTGAGTCCATTATTGACAAGGACCTGAGCCACACTTTCTGGTTTGCTATGCATGTTTTACCAGGAGGAGCAGAATGCAAGGACCCTCTGGTAGAGCACTTAGActtctcagggcactcgctctctccGTTCATGCACATACCTAGGTTCGTCAGCTGCATGTACACCTTCGCGCAGCATTGGGTGTCTTGCTGTTTGACAAGGACATTGAGGAAGGGGAGGCAGTAGTCTTGTCAGTGTTCTATTGTCAAGGGAAGGCAGCTGTGATCGTGGGACGCAAGTTGCAGCTGGTTTGTCTCGTTCTGGGCGTCGGCACTGACTACCAGGACGAGATATGGCAGTTGTGACTTGAATTCCATGATCACAGCTGCCTTTCCTTTATAACAGAACTCTGCAGAGACCACCGCCTCCCTTTCCTCGACATTCTTGTCAAACAGCAAGACACCTGATTCTGCATGGTGTAtgcgaagccgacgaacctgggtatgtgcatgAATGGAGAGAGCAAGTTccctgagaggtataagtgcTCCACCATCAGCACCTTTGTCCAGAGGTCCCtttcacactgctcctcctggtaTGACATCTGCAGTGAATTAGAATGCTCTGCTCAGGTCCTTGTCAACAACGGATACACTAATTGTGTTGTCGATGCTGTGACAACAAAGAACGTCAAGaccccatcaagcttttctacaaagggcacttccaccagaggtacaaggaggacaACAAAGCTCTCAAGACCATTATTGAGGGAAATATCACTCCCACTAGTAAGACCAGAAAATCAATTTGGTCATCTATTATAGAATATCGAAAACAAGCAGCTTGGTGATGAGGAACAATCCAGCacccccctgcaggatcccttcaATGAGACGAAAGTGATCTACCAATACACGTGCCTTGTTTGAGGATGCCTCAGCAAATACATCGGCTGACCATCATGCGGTTCTACAAGTGAATCTCCTACCATGGCCAAGAAGGAGCCAGTTATAATCATGCCAGCACTGCTCACATCACAAGAATAAAAAGGAGCAATATCACACTCAATGTCGTGATTGTTGACCAGACAACTGATCCCCGATGTCTGTGCCTCcgggaagccctccatatagaaAAGGAGAAACTATTCTCCTTCCTACCACCGCCCGGAGATCAGAAGCGAATGGCCCCCCACAATGCCACATATTCAGGGGTGCCCACAGGACAATAGGACTCCTGCTACAGGCAGGACTCCAGACATACATTCCCAGGCACACTACTTGAATCCTACACAGCTGTATTCCTGTGATCATCAGCTTAGGATCCCCTACTTCACCCAAGACTGACTCGACTTATCAGAATTCAGTTCTAGGTCTGAGCTGCTATAAATACTGGCATGGAGACATCacctcttcacttctactgctgaccagccaagaagatgacctatgagaaggtcgaaacgtcacaaTAAGCCAGCTACACCACCAATAACACCTGTTAATATCGGTATACCAGTATACCAGGTTATGACAGCAAAATCCTGTTTTAGATAAAATACGTCACATtcagtattatttacatttccCCAATGTGAATATTGGTTAGTTATTAAAAAGTATTACTGACCCAGATAagagagtaaataagaaaaatagaaaagataatatataatatcaattcgcttaattctgccttTTTCttgaacagaattttttttaaaagaggctcttccaaaatatcattattattctgttgaataaaatgacaaTATTCAGCTAATTAAACTTATATATTACCTTTTCTTACTTGCATCTCAGTCTAAGCGATACTTGtgaataattggccaatattcatattgggagaaatctaaataatgctgaatgtGATCTTTTTTTAGAACAGGATTTTACAGTCAATATTGGTATTATCAGCATGTTGGTATACAGGAATGGCGGATttcaggtccaggtcaagtagGGACTGTCGCCAGTGTTGGTATTATTCCATAAGTGAGGTCAGTGTCAGGACAGTGTCGTCTCTGGTGTTCATCTGGTATTATTGCTAGTGTAGCTGGCTTATCACAATGTTTCAGCCTTCCCATAGGTCATCTTGTCTGTTctgtagaagtgaagagatggtgtctacATGCCGGTATTTATAGCAGCTCGAATTCTAGAGTTGATTTCTGATCGGTTGAGCTGGTCTTGGGCGAAGTTGGGATCTCGTGTTGATGGTCGCAGGGATGCAGCCGTGTGAGTGCTCAGGTAGTGTGTCTGGGAATGAATGTCTGGATTCCTGCCTGGCATTGTCAGGGGGTCGTTCAGTGCTGACCTTTGAGTGGCTGTAAGGAGGAGAAAAGtttcttgagtaatattcaagttaggtttctcctttcctatatggaggacTTACAGGAGGTGCAGACATTGGGGGTCAGTACCTTGGTTGATAACCTCGATATTAGGTATAATATCGCTCCTTCTTTATACTTGTGTTATGGGCAGTCTTGGCAtgattataaatggctccttgggcgtggcaggagatttaTTTGGAGAATCACATGGTGGTCATGCCAATGTATTTTCCGAGGCATCCTTGGACGGGGCACGTGCATCAGTAGGCCACGTTTAgattcttcaagggatcctgcagggggccCACTGCAGTGTTCCTTATCACCAAGCTAATCGTCTTCTTCATTTTAGAATATATgatcaaattaattttcttatccTGATTGGTGGTGCATGACATCTCTCTCGATGATGGTCTTGagggcttcctcctcctccttataccTTAGGAGGAAGTGCCCTTTgtaaaaagcttgatgggctcttgGACATCAGGTCGGGGCTTCTGGAGGTACCAATCTTTAACATTCTTCGCTATCACAACATCAACAGCACGATGTCCTTTGTGTCCTTTGTCAACAAGGACCTAGGCCACACGTTCTAATTCGCTATGCGTGTCATAACAGAAAGAGCAGTTTGAAAGGGCCCTCCTGACAAAGGCACTGATGGTGGAGCTCTTATACATCTcaaggaactcactctctctgtTCATGCACATACACAGGTTGATCATCTTCAGTGCACCTTCATACAGAATCAGGTGTCTTGTTGCTCGACAAAGACATCGAGGAAGGAGAGGTGGCGGTCTTGGCAGTATTCTATTGTAAAGGAAAGGAAGCTGTGATCATGGAATGCACGTTGCAGCTGCTCTGTCTCATTCTGGGAGTTGGTGCCGATGAAGATGTCATCAATGTATCACACATACATCCTTGGTTtactggaattctggaagactcTATCTTCAATGGTGCCCATGTAAAAATTGGCGAAGAGGATTCCATAACCACAGCTGCTTTTCCTTTAAAATAGAACACTGCCAAGACTGCCGCCTCCCTTTCCTCTATGTCTTTGTCGAGCTGCAAGACACCTGATTCTGcaaaggtgtacacgaagccaaTGAATCTGGGAATGTACATCAAAggagagagcgagtgccctgagaggtataaatGCTCTACCATCAGCACCTTTGTCAGGAGTGCCCTTTCGCACTGCTCTTCCTGGTACGACATGCACAATGAATTAGAACATACAGCCCAGGTCCTCGTCGCCAACGTACACACTAATCATGCTGTTGATGCTGTGATAGTGAAGAATGTCGAAGATTGGTAATTCCAGAAACCCTGGCCTGACatcccagagcccatcaagctttatACACAAGGCACTTCCACCAGAGGTATaaggaggacgagcaagccctcaaGACCATCATCAAGGGAAATGTTACCCCTAAAAGTTGggataagaaaattaatttcatcatattttataAAATGAGCAGCCTGGTGATAAGGAAAACCCCAGTGGGCCCCCTGCAGTATCCCTTGAAGAAGTCAAATGTGGTCTACCAATACACATGCCCCATCTGAGGATGCCTCAGCAAATACATCGGCATCCGATTCTCCAAGCAAATGTGGCCCAAGAGGGGCCATTTATAATCatgccaggactgcccataacacAAGAATAAAAAGGAGTGATATTATACCTAATATCAAAATTATCAACCAAACTACTGATCTTCAACGTCTGCGACTCCTGGAAAcggagaaacctaacttgaatattactcaagaaaTGTTTCTCCTCCATACCACCACCCGAAGATCAGCAGCAAACGAGCCCCCAACactgccagataatcaggagcacCAGCAGGATGATAGGACTTCTGCCATAGGCAGGCATCCAGACATTCATTCTCAGACACACTACTTGAGCACTTGCATAGCTGAATCCCTGCAACCATAAACGTGAGATCCTGGCTTCGCCCAAGACTAGCCActatctcttcacttctactgctgaccagccaagaagatgacctatgagaaggtcgaaacgtcgcgAGAAGCCAGCTACACCAACAATACCAGCTGAACACCAGGGACGACCCCACCCTGACACTGACCTCACTTATGGAATAATACCAACACTATAATAACAAcccttgcttgacctggacctgagatccgtCATTTCTGTATAccaatatactgataataccagtattgacagcaaaatcctgttctaaataaaagatcacattcagcattatttagatttctcacaatatgaatattggccaatctaTTAAGAAGTAcagctgagccagagaagcgagtaataagaaaaatagaaaaggtaatatataggattaattttatgaattctgccattttattcaacagaatttgtttgaaggagggtcttcttccaaatattattatcattattaaggtGCTCAACTACGAAACCTAATTAACGATTCTGAGTTAGTTCCTATCCACACTAGTTAATCGTAATGTAATTTTCGTTGTGTGTTGCGTGCAAAGgaaaatttcatctttttttttcctcatactTTTTACATCTTTGTATATTGGGGGTTTTCCTTAGAATATGGTACCAGACATCTGCCAttctttcaaagaaaaatattaaaacacctTCAAGCACATTTATCTTATGTGTATGTTTGCAAGTATCCATCTATCTAAACCATGTGTCCATACAAAGGATTCCACATCTGATTAACCGAAGTCTATATCTAATGTCTAATGGTTTAATGATTGATCCatattcattttaaatatttggAATGGTTTGCTTTCCTCAGTAATTCAAAAGTTGTTTAATTTGTCCCATGTGGCAGACACCGGTAAGTTTTAGTCAACTTATATATTTTGGTGGAGCTTATCTTTGTTtgggtatatatttttatttcagttttggatagtttgaatattttaattacacATTAGTGGGAATGTTAACTAGAATGGCAATAGAACCAGCATTATTTTGTAGTTTAAGATGATGACCAGTCCAATTAAAATCATAGGTAAAAAACTGAAATTCTTGTTATCTCTTTCAGATAACACAAATTCCTCCCGGATTACGCTGCGTCTTTTTACCCTTGTTCCTTCATCCATTCTTTGGCTGTCCAAGAACAAATAATGGATTTAATTACTTGATGCTACAGGCAGTTTATGAAGCACAAGCCCTGAACCAAGCCTACCTGTTTTCCACACCTGTGCCTAATTTAACAAGCGCTATATCAAATGTTTCAGAAAAAGGATCAGATAGTGTGGCTGGGATGATTTCAAGTAAGGCCTATGAGAATATGATCAAGGGAAGCACATTCGAGTCATCAGGATTGTGGACACCCACCGATACCGAACACCAGAAACACCCAGTGCGTGATACCGGAGAAAACCCATCAGGGAATGCAAAGCCTTCGCAACAGGTCACTCATGAAAAGTCTAATGTTTGGTATCATGATGATCACTTGCAAGCTTCAAGTTCTGACAAGGCTTTGAATTACTTGAAGGATTTACCGAACATGGTTTCTTCTGAAGATATTCAGACTCCACTCTCACGGGAAGATGACGATCACAAAGGTCACTTAAACACAACTGGTATAATCAGTCATTCTTCTCAGAACAGAAGCAGACCAGAGATGACCAAGTACCACACACCACAGGAGGAGGCTGGTATTGAATATCTTCCATTGAATAATGAAAACGACATTGAAGTGAGATCAGAAAAAGATGAAGTTAGTGAAAGAAATGCAACTTCATTGTTGATAAGAAAGCAAATACAGATTCCTGATCAAACAACTGCTAAGGGAAACAACATACAGACACCATTTACAAATACTAGTATTAATGATGAGTTTTCAGGCATTTCTCAACACACTACGACTGGTAATGGAACACTTAGTAATGATAACCAGTTGCTAAATGATCTACAAAGATTTTTGTACAACTTGGGCTTTAGTGATACTGTAACAAACCAGACTCAAACTTCCAAAGATAAAGCCAGCCAAACCATGATTGCTAACAGGATGATAGAGCTTTTAAGGGCAAACCTTCATGAAACAAATTTATTGAATAAGACTTTGAATTTTACACAGACTTATCGTGACATGAACCAGATCATGGATCAGAATGTTCTCAGAAGAAGGCTTAGCCCTAGTTTTCCAAGGCTAAACAAAGATTTTATCACTTCTCCAAACACAAGTCTTGTAGAAAACATTTTGGATGACGGCGCTATTTTC
Encoded proteins:
- the LOC135200256 gene encoding LOW QUALITY PROTEIN: uncharacterized protein LOC135200256 (The sequence of the model RefSeq protein was modified relative to this genomic sequence to represent the inferred CDS: deleted 1 base in 1 codon), which codes for MVGSKWMNLIVILALLLVTNGLSTSEGERQSTISNGTDNGISDRFTSELPSQIFPKRRRKSSHQIQIPSRDMDIILAASNEKTRKRILRLAVFADMSLVNHISIMNPENPLAGTYDYIITGVSAIESLLQEATDSDLTIEISLVHIGVWSELAEQPLRKDANAGGTLLNFCNWASRANSARDTAGYWHHAMLLTRKEVFSITAETIGTTFLGGACFPGKACSLVEAHSFQAVHIAAHEIAHSLGVPHDGREGAVSCPSSGYIMGEAITEESLTWSNCSRRAFRQILLEHQCLETNDQGIGTISVNRMADGMQTEPARFPELDHNLGGLPGQRYPADAQCQLAFGQDYKAIPSKTNVCHYLTCSNGVITQGAHPALPGTSCGENLVCSGGSCSGMLTPTAPPAPEVPPTISPWPPTGLPSPPTNIPSPPPNVPSPPGSVPWPPTNVPSPPGSVPWPPTNVPSPPGSVPWPPTNVPSPPGSVPWPPTNVPSPPGSIPWPPTNVPSPPGSVPWPPTNVPSPPGSIPWPPTNVPSPPGSVPWPPTNVPSPPGSTPWPPTNVPSPPGSVPWPPTNVPSPPGSTPWPPTNVPSPPGSIPWPPTHVPSPPGSIPWPPTNVPSPPGSVPSPPGSIPWPPTNVPSPPGSVPSPPGSIPWPPTNVPSPPGSVPSPPGSVPWPPTHVPSPPGSIPWPPTNVPSPPGSVPWPPTHVPSPPGSIPWPPTNVPSPPGTVPSPPGSIPWPPANIPIPPGTIPSPPTNIPWPPANVPSPPETRPPPPTNLPWPPTNLPSPPGGSPSPPSIIPWPFPPINLPSPPGSNIPSLFPPNIFPGLFNSILGHPIPPYLSGPKSNAVWPSTQSSTGANSSPHPGTNVPVATPEANLAAFSDLFSGSFLLNLITQIPPGLRCVFLPLFLHPFFGCPRTNNGFNYLMLQAVYEAQALNQAYLFSTPVPNLTSAISNVSEKGSDSVAGMISSKAYENMIKGSTFESSGLWTPTDTEHQKHPVRDTGENPSGNAKPSQQVTHEKSNVWYHDDHLQASSSDKALNYLKDLPNMVSSEDIQTPLSREDDDHKGHLNTTGIISHSSQNRSRPEMTKYHTPQEEAGIEYLPLNNENDIEVRSEKDEVSERNATSLLIRKQIQIPDQTTAKGNNIQTPFTNTSINDEFSGISQHTTTGNGTLSNDNQLLNDLQRFLYNLGFSDTVTNQTQTSKDKASQTMIANRMIELLRANLHETNLLNKTLNFTQTYRDMNQIMDQNVLRRRLSPSFPRLNKDFITSPNTSLVENILDDGAIFSMKDSSDLQFKHPNLYPLQLHRNPPTEELMEMNTDGSTANETANQNVNNTASWNNATDSGRIVFLRSSPLQDPIMAVTAPSYLRVVKVTPCSRSCGSGTRITSQICVSGSEPDKEVPSSFCDGLPNSIPPYTESCNTFPCHTPEWIVKSWGHCSEWCDTGVQHRQVDCAVPVLDSGSALAAALYLHHEHCQKQKPVTVRLCQGPCLPVNCQVPENRFHPGCLHLLHDVILERDHHIMTRTRILLDEQSEA